One Nycticebus coucang isolate mNycCou1 chromosome 7, mNycCou1.pri, whole genome shotgun sequence genomic window, ACTGAATTAGAAGAGACAGATGAAGTAGGACAGTGTTTATAGATGTATTCATCATTATCTTCCTAATAATTGTTACCTGAATCCAAACACATCTGCTTCATTTTTCAGATTCGACTTACCAGTATATAAAAGGTTGTGCTGATGTCAAATCCAACCACGGGATCTTTCCCTATGGACTTCAGTGTGTCACTGTTTTAGTTGGCGTCTATGACAGACAGACAGGGGTGCCCCTGATGGGCGTCATCAACCAGCCTTTTGTGTCACTAGACCTAAACACTCTCAGGTAAAAGATAGATGCTTTTGGTACATTGTGATTTCTGGAACATATGACCTCAGCTTTGCTATTGTCGGGATTACAATAACATTCCTGTAACTCAGTTCATTGGGGTGTTCCCATTACAAGTCTGCttgttggaattttcttttttttttgtagagacagagtctcactgtaccgccctcgggtagagtgccgtggcgtcacacggctcacagcaacctctatctcttgggcttacgcgattctcttgcctcagcctcctgagcagctgggactacaggcgcccgccacaacgcccggctattttttttttgttgcagtttggccggggccgggtttgaacccgccaccctcggtatatggggccggcgccctactcactgagccacaggcgccgcctgcttgTTGGAATTTTCAATCTCAGATTTGGCTTAATTTTATCTGGGGTAATGTACATGCtggtattttcaaagaaataccaTCTTGGAGAAATCATGGTTTTACATGGTTTCTGTTCCTGGTTTCTCGAGTCCACTCAAACCCAGATGAATGGTGGTAACACTGCCTTACAATACACATGGAACGAGATCGATTTCATCACCATTTAGCCACCTGGACTTttgtataattttagaaaaattcaaaataaaatgtgaaaattatcaAATGAAAAGATGGACAGGTATCGCCAGATTAGAACCTAATTATGGGGTAACTCTTTATTAATGCCATGGGCACCACTTCCctttctgcctcctccctctccaccctttCCATGGCCCTCGAACAGAGCGTAGAGGATAGTCAGGACCCGGTGCCTGTGATCCATGGCCTGTGCTTTGGGATTGATTCCAGGGCATGGCAGAGCCCCAGTGAAAGCAGCAGCTTCTGGTTTTTTATTGAAATAAGTCATATTTTTACGCTTATATAGGActgtatgtttttattaaattttgcatttcttcAGGGGagaattgtttgatttttaatagTTGTAAGTTTTTgcctctgaaatttttttttttttttggtttttttttggccgaggctaggtttgaacctgccacctccggcatatgggaccggcgccctactccttgagccacaggcgccgccctgcctctGAAATTTTGATACTTTTCTTCTATCGCTGCCTCTCCTAAACCAGAAATGTGTTTGTTACCTTTCAAAGGtcattaagaaatttaaaagaattggaaCAATATGTAGACGTGGAAGTGGTTAACTAGGTAGTTGCACACATTCTAGAATGAGACTGCCTGGGGCAGattctaccacttactagctgagGAGGCCTCAGCAAGTTATTCACATTCTGTATGCCtctgtttccttacctgtaaataGTAAGTCAAGCATTGATAAATTTAAGGTGCTATTATTGTTGTTACCAAAAATTATAATGTTATAACATTATGAGTGTATTTTTCTTGGTGTTAGAAGCCAAAGTAAAACTAGTgaataagagaaggaaaaggtGTTACCAAATGAAGAAAGTCTTGTTACAAGGATTGGAAAAAGATTTGCAAATTTAAAAGACCTATCATTTATCTCTTCATCTTTTGCCCTATTACACTTTAAATGccaaaaatgataatgaaatttTGCGGTAGGTCTGGAAGCTGGAAATGCCAGGTATGTTAATGCTGTCCTACACTGATATGATAATGCAGTAAAATCAAAAGCATTCCTAACTCTGCAACAACTCAGGCAGCTGCATGCCTCTCAGTAACCTTTAAGCATCAACTAGCTGCTTGGTATCTATTGCTAGACTTAAGAAGGTTGAGACTCACTGTGTTAcgttattgtttatttttttcatattaagttTGAAGGCAACCTGAATAATGGAAAACAAATGTGATAATCACCTACCAACTGAAATTTTCCTTCTACAGGTGGAAAGGACAGTGCTACTGGGGACTTTCTTACCTGGGGACCAACATCCATTCACTTCAGCACACCATCTCTGAAAGCAACAGCGGCGAGACTTGGCCTGGCAATGCCAGCTCTGACGTGGAATCTTCTCGGCGTTTTTCAGCAGTCATTAGTACAAGTGAAAAGGAGACTGTCAAAGCCGCGTTGTCACGTATATGTGGAGATCGTGTGTTCGGGGCAGCCGGGGCTGGCTACAAGAGCCTTTGTGTCGTCCAAGGCCTTGTTGACATTTACATCTTTTCAGAAGATACCACGTTCAAGTGGGACTCCTGTGCTGCTCATGCCATACTGAGGGCCATGGGTGGAGGAATAGTAGACTTGAAAGAGTGCTTAGAAAGAAACCCTGATACGGGGCTTGATTTGCCACAGTTGGTGTACCATGTGGAAAATGAGGGTGCCACTGGGGTTGATCGGTGGGCCAACAAGGGGGGACTAATTGCATATAGATCCAGGAAGCAGCTAGAGACGTTCCTGAATCTCCTCATCCAAAACCTGGAACCTGTGGAGACACAGACATAGACAGATTCTGACctgggtatgtgtgtatatgtatataaactgaACTGTGAAACTGTTTCCCATTATCTCTATCTTTTGGAGATAGCATTGTCCTATTGCTGGTTAATATTCATCTTCCTCTTTTGAGGAACATTTTTCCATTATGCGTTCATAATAATGTTAACTTCAATAAATTAATATATCTATGCAACAATTAAACTGATATATGAAATTCTCATAGTAAATATTATTAAAGTGTTTCAAGGTACATTAATAACCTACTGAAGAAAGGGAGCGGGGCCTGATCAATTAAACGACTCTAACCATCTCAAtaagagaaacgtctctgaaaTATAAGAGAATACAAGAAAAGGTTGCTTGGGTTTTGTTTCTTGTCTTAAAGAGAAAATCTGCAGTCAGAGCCTGTTAGCAGAACATAGAGAACTGCAGAGTTGCATAATTTAGCCACGTGCAGGTACTTTGAGCAGTATTCTTGTTTCTTACGGGGGGAAGTGAAGTCTGGAGCACTGCAGGCTCCCCCCTTCACAGAGACAGTAAGGGATGGAGAGACAGGGACATAGACATACAAGatacagggagagagagagagagatggtaaAAGATAGACAAACAGACTCCATTTCTATAGGTGAGGCAGAAGGGGACAGAGTAAAAAAGTTTCTgcaattttatacatatttaccaCACTTCACCAAAAACAAGAGGTAGGTATTTAGTTACATACACCCCTTGTGCCTACCAGCATTCCATAGTGAATGTTCTCTGGGGTGAAGACTCACCACTTTTTCTGTTCCCTGCAGCAGCCCTGCTAACTAGGTTGTGCCACCCAGAGGGCTCAAACCCTCAGCCCTGACTTCTTTTTGCCCTGCGCCCTCTGGGGGCCAAAGGATATTCTACAGATACTTTCTCTACAATTGCAAATGAATGGAAATAAGTCCAACTCTTTTTCTGATGTACCTAAACTTATATTGagaaacaaaaattgtatatttctaatgttttgaaatatacatacatCGTGAAATGGCTATACCAAGTAATTAACACTCATTACCTCGTCTTTTTTATGTGGTGAGAATGGTACAATGAACTGTTGGTAATGTTCAGgtatacaatacattgttattaactatagtcgcTACCAACTATAGTGGAGGATCAAGTAAATCCACCATGGACGCTAATCAATCATGCTGCCTTCTGATTAATCCTAGTTCCAGGAATCCATTAAAAATTTCTActttatcgggcggcgcctgtggctcagtcggtggagggccggccccatataccgagggtggcgggttcaaacctggccccggctgaactgcaaccaaaaaatagctgggcgttgtggcaggcgcctgtagtcccagctactcgggaggctgaggcgagagaatcgcttaagcccaggagttggaggttgctgtgagctgtgtgatgccacggcactctaccgagggccataaagtgagactctgtctctacaaaaaaaaaaaaaaaatttctactttATCTACTTGGCCCTTAAGTCAAGATAAACTTGATGTTAATCAATTACCCTACACATTCCCTCTGACGCACATATTCCCTTTTCCCATAGTATGTAAGCCCTGTTTATGGTGAGTAACAGGGCAGGGATCCACCAGCTGTTGGCCATCCCCGACTTGGCTTCTGTTCTTACATCCCTATTAAGTGTTTCTTTCTTAGA contains:
- the INPP1 gene encoding inositol polyphosphate 1-phosphatase isoform X1, which translates into the protein MSDILRELLRVSEKAANIARACRQQEALFQLLVEEKKEGEKNKKFAVDFKTLADVLVQEVIKQNMENKFPGLGRNIFGEESNEFTNDLGEKITLRLCSTEEETVGLLSKVLNGNKSASEALAKVVHQDVAFTDPSLDSMEIHIPQDILAIWVDPIDSTYQYIKGCADVKSNHGIFPYGLQCVTVLVGVYDRQTGVPLMGVINQPFVSLDLNTLRWKGQCYWGLSYLGTNIHSLQHTISESNSGETWPGNASSDVESSRRFSAVISTSEKETVKAALSRICGDRVFGAAGAGYKSLCVVQGLVDIYIFSEDTTFKWDSCAAHAILRAMGGGIVDLKECLERNPDTGLDLPQLVYHVENEGATGVDRWANKGGLIAYRSRKQLETFLNLLIQNLEPVETQT
- the INPP1 gene encoding inositol polyphosphate 1-phosphatase isoform X2 yields the protein MSLLMTWFVFTLGEKITLRLCSTEEETVGLLSKVLNGNKSASEALAKVVHQDVAFTDPSLDSMEIHIPQDILAIWVDPIDSTYQYIKGCADVKSNHGIFPYGLQCVTVLVGVYDRQTGVPLMGVINQPFVSLDLNTLRWKGQCYWGLSYLGTNIHSLQHTISESNSGETWPGNASSDVESSRRFSAVISTSEKETVKAALSRICGDRVFGAAGAGYKSLCVVQGLVDIYIFSEDTTFKWDSCAAHAILRAMGGGIVDLKECLERNPDTGLDLPQLVYHVENEGATGVDRWANKGGLIAYRSRKQLETFLNLLIQNLEPVETQT